From one Aquicella siphonis genomic stretch:
- a CDS encoding endonuclease/exonuclease/phosphatase family protein, producing the protein MKLITLNIWGGHVRKPLLDFITAHRDIDVFCFQEVYHNAPAKISSEDRAVSLQIFSELQALLPEHKGYFRPVVGNIYGIGTFVKNSFHVLNEGEVSIHDNPVYSGSGPTHSRNMQWLECRINNKPYTILNVHGLWNGMGKSDSPERLSQSRRIRHFMDTIHAPKILCGDFNLKPDTESMKILEQGMTNLIKTHKVASTRTSLYPKTEKFADYILISPEIRSNRFEVLKDEVSDHSPLLLDFA; encoded by the coding sequence ATGAAATTGATTACACTTAATATCTGGGGCGGTCATGTCCGCAAACCGCTTCTGGATTTCATAACCGCACATCGTGATATTGATGTTTTTTGCTTCCAGGAAGTTTACCATAATGCGCCGGCAAAGATTTCCAGCGAAGACAGGGCAGTCAGCCTGCAGATTTTTTCTGAACTGCAGGCATTGCTGCCCGAGCATAAGGGGTATTTTAGACCCGTTGTTGGTAATATTTATGGTATAGGCACATTTGTTAAAAACAGTTTTCATGTTCTGAATGAGGGCGAGGTTTCTATTCATGATAATCCCGTTTATTCCGGTAGCGGGCCCACTCATTCCAGAAACATGCAATGGCTTGAATGCCGCATTAACAATAAACCCTACACCATACTGAATGTTCATGGCCTTTGGAACGGCATGGGCAAATCAGACAGCCCCGAAAGGCTTTCGCAATCCAGGCGCATTCGGCATTTTATGGATACCATTCATGCTCCCAAAATATTATGCGGTGACTTTAACCTGAAACCTGATACCGAAAGCATGAAAATACTGGAGCAGGGAATGACTAACCTGATCAAGACTCACAAGGTTGCCTCCACCCGCACCAGTCTGTACCCGAAGACTGAAAAGTTCGCGGATTACATCCTTATCTCGCCAGAGATTCGGTCCAACCGTTTTGAAGTATTAAAAGATGAGGTTTCCGACCATTCCCCATTGCTTCTCGATTTTGCCTGA
- a CDS encoding cupin domain-containing protein: MTNHRVKNILTTFLKRLDAGVGNVIELINELPYQRIVTTRCKREEIFDLYQLGLFHCGNDQHNGTIVQAHAQYNQTEIMELVGLQPHAQYSRHYHKNSAAVIYIISGLGTFLCGDALIRYHPGMRMTIPAGMLHGFNTQSRTFFLSIQTPPIIHPESGEIDLHYPEGE; encoded by the coding sequence ATGACGAACCATCGAGTAAAAAACATTCTGACGACGTTCTTGAAACGGCTGGACGCCGGAGTAGGCAATGTCATTGAGCTAATCAATGAGCTGCCATATCAGCGTATCGTGACTACCCGCTGCAAGCGCGAGGAAATATTCGATTTATATCAACTCGGATTATTCCACTGCGGGAATGACCAGCATAATGGAACAATCGTGCAAGCGCACGCCCAGTACAACCAGACTGAAATCATGGAGCTGGTGGGTTTGCAGCCTCATGCGCAATATAGCCGGCATTATCATAAAAATAGCGCGGCTGTCATTTACATTATTTCAGGGCTGGGAACATTTCTATGCGGGGATGCGTTGATCCGCTATCATCCAGGCATGCGTATGACTATTCCTGCCGGCATGCTGCATGGCTTTAATACACAATCCCGCACATTTTTTCTGAGTATACAGACACCGCCTATTATTCATCCTGAAAGCGGTGAAATCGATCTCCATTATCCTGAAGGAGAATAA
- a CDS encoding alanine racemase, whose amino-acid sequence MTLKHASQEHQAAGTGIPGNMGLDHVGIVVPNALEAAEFLIDAFDAEFDWEVRRDPAPSAGERGWDAIFGVHPDAYMPHVIMLKCGEHPLTQYIEIFEWKSPDQSLPRGENGWHKMSDIGNNYISFTVKDMEKVVTHIKERVFPKWKNTRFIQDPPMQFPLRGEICTSTFLVSPWGMWIELTCWSRSRENGQVIKAQRKIEKNKYIGASIHALPTPAFMIDLDALDHNIQLMSRRIAGNGIAWRIPCKAHKCPELAKYIIRQGGVDGVVLLTLAEAESFARQGIDNIYLANQAGSEAELERISLLAKQVRVLRVAVDDPGYLRKLAAAVERWEIIAPVEVLVELNINHNRCGVDTIDQAVALSRLTKEIESRTGSVLFRGITGYEGHTPVMPPEQKTLETRRSHAILAQARHAIEAEGITVEVVSGGGSCNYPDCLSAGVLTEIQAGGGALCDLLYYHKADLKQHGHKIGALLLTQVISAAADQSRAIANAGFKTAGWHPFGGLPEPRDRKDLKIIGLSAEHTKIESIIEKHPVNLAHGDKIVLIPGYTDAMGFLHREIYAIRHDIVEQVWKTV is encoded by the coding sequence ATGACGCTAAAGCATGCCTCGCAGGAACATCAGGCCGCAGGCACAGGTATACCCGGAAATATGGGTCTGGATCATGTCGGTATCGTTGTGCCTAACGCGTTGGAAGCGGCTGAATTCCTGATTGATGCTTTTGATGCCGAATTTGATTGGGAAGTAAGGCGTGATCCGGCTCCCTCAGCCGGAGAACGCGGATGGGATGCCATTTTCGGCGTGCATCCGGATGCGTATATGCCGCATGTGATCATGCTGAAGTGCGGTGAGCATCCCTTAACGCAATATATCGAAATTTTTGAGTGGAAATCCCCCGACCAGTCCCTGCCCAGAGGTGAAAATGGTTGGCATAAAATGAGTGATATTGGCAATAACTACATCTCTTTCACTGTAAAAGACATGGAAAAGGTTGTGACACACATCAAAGAACGGGTGTTTCCAAAATGGAAGAATACCCGGTTCATACAAGATCCGCCCATGCAATTTCCATTACGAGGGGAAATATGCACATCCACATTTCTGGTTTCACCCTGGGGCATGTGGATAGAACTAACGTGCTGGAGCCGGTCGCGGGAAAATGGGCAGGTTATAAAAGCGCAGCGCAAGATAGAGAAAAATAAATATATTGGCGCGTCTATCCACGCTTTGCCCACACCCGCATTTATGATAGACCTTGACGCGCTAGACCATAATATCCAGCTTATGTCGCGGCGCATCGCTGGCAATGGAATAGCCTGGAGAATACCCTGCAAGGCGCATAAATGCCCTGAACTCGCTAAATACATCATTCGCCAGGGTGGCGTTGACGGTGTCGTGCTGCTTACACTCGCAGAAGCGGAGAGTTTTGCCCGTCAGGGGATAGACAATATATACCTGGCAAACCAGGCAGGATCAGAAGCTGAGCTGGAAAGAATATCATTGCTTGCAAAACAGGTGAGGGTACTCAGGGTCGCCGTTGATGATCCTGGTTATCTGCGAAAACTGGCCGCAGCTGTAGAACGTTGGGAAATCATAGCCCCTGTCGAGGTGCTGGTGGAATTAAATATTAATCACAATCGCTGTGGCGTGGATACCATAGACCAGGCCGTCGCGTTATCCAGACTGACCAAGGAAATTGAGTCCAGGACTGGTTCAGTCCTGTTTCGCGGAATAACCGGTTACGAAGGTCATACGCCCGTCATGCCGCCGGAACAAAAAACACTTGAAACCAGGCGGTCTCATGCCATCCTGGCACAGGCAAGACACGCCATTGAAGCGGAGGGCATAACAGTCGAAGTGGTAAGCGGCGGCGGCAGCTGCAATTATCCGGATTGTCTCTCTGCTGGCGTCTTGACGGAAATACAGGCGGGTGGCGGAGCTTTATGTGACTTGCTTTATTATCACAAGGCTGACTTGAAGCAGCATGGGCATAAAATTGGCGCGCTGCTATTGACCCAGGTTATCAGCGCCGCGGCGGACCAGAGCCGGGCTATCGCAAATGCCGGATTCAAAACTGCGGGCTGGCACCCGTTTGGCGGATTACCTGAACCGCGTGACCGTAAGGATTTGAAAATCATAGGCCTGAGCGCCGAGCACACAAAAATTGAAAGCATAATAGAAAAACATCCTGTCAATCTCGCTCACGGAGACAAAATCGTGCTCATACCGGGATATACCGACGCTATGGGGTTTTTACATCGTGAAATTTATGCTATCCGCCATGATATTGTTGAGCAAGTGTGGAAAACTGTTTGA
- a CDS encoding methyltransferase gives MKMPLQLEKMMFGFVESQVLFVSRQIGLFDYLAEKDGSTVRQASLDLNLPQSSLERLLICALCIGLLKKEDERFFLSPEFSSFLSRQGRHYCGDRFSHYWKTTYPIFQHLIDALHEDKPQWNKLAGQVSHSMDPRSVYVNAIYSDERSTREFLDTMWASGYPDSRDLCARYPFAEYKRMVDLGGATGSFAIAALQCNPLLETVIMDFPNIKPYAENQFRLYNLAQRAEFHAGDMFVDILPEGDIYVLGYILSDWEDSVSLSLIRKVYDSLPENGLIIILEKLFEEDKSGPYLTAMLNLTMLLEMYGTLRSAADYHDWLRQTGFSDIKTIRSAGEKHMIVGKKISGA, from the coding sequence ATGAAAATGCCGCTGCAATTGGAAAAAATGATGTTTGGGTTCGTCGAAAGCCAGGTGCTTTTCGTATCCCGTCAAATCGGCTTGTTTGATTACCTTGCGGAAAAAGACGGATCAACCGTCAGACAAGCCAGTCTTGACTTGAATTTGCCGCAATCCTCACTGGAACGTTTATTGATCTGCGCGTTATGTATAGGTTTGCTGAAAAAAGAAGATGAGCGGTTTTTTCTCAGTCCGGAATTTTCATCATTCCTGTCACGTCAAGGACGACACTATTGCGGTGACAGGTTTTCACATTACTGGAAAACAACCTATCCGATATTTCAGCATTTGATAGATGCATTGCATGAAGATAAACCGCAATGGAATAAACTGGCCGGGCAAGTTAGTCACTCTATGGATCCAAGATCCGTATATGTGAACGCCATTTATTCAGATGAACGATCAACGCGGGAATTTCTGGATACCATGTGGGCATCCGGCTATCCTGATTCGCGAGATTTATGCGCCCGTTACCCCTTTGCTGAATACAAAAGAATGGTTGATCTGGGCGGCGCAACAGGATCTTTCGCCATTGCCGCGTTGCAATGCAATCCTTTGCTTGAAACAGTAATCATGGATTTTCCAAATATAAAGCCTTATGCTGAAAATCAATTCAGGCTTTATAATCTGGCTCAACGCGCCGAATTTCATGCTGGCGATATGTTCGTCGATATTCTTCCAGAGGGTGATATCTATGTTCTTGGTTACATACTTTCTGACTGGGAGGATTCCGTATCACTTTCATTGATCAGAAAAGTATATGATTCGTTGCCTGAAAACGGATTGATAATCATACTGGAAAAACTGTTTGAAGAGGATAAATCCGGGCCATACTTGACAGCCATGTTAAACCTGACCATGCTGCTGGAAATGTACGGTACATTAAGAAGCGCGGCTGACTATCACGACTGGCTGCGACAAACAGGATTTTCAGATATCAAGACGATACGCTCCGCTGGCGAAAAGCATATGATAGTCGGAAAAAAAATCAGTGGAGCATAA
- a CDS encoding threonine ammonia-lyase, with protein MHDYLRDTITVLDNQLIRTPLLPFHTLDSARRAAIFLKAENLQLFGSYKIRGIVSLIKQETTRDLRQGLSAASAGNMAQAVAYSAKLLQVPCRIYAPNSAPRLKIDMINKLGAELIELPYEKVWGLVRGDETPAGRHVFIHPAMNDFLLAGYAGIAREIIEDLPDADAIVIPFGVGGLSLGIGKFIHQARPDIAVYTCEPETAAPLKKSLQSGRASSVNRSPSFVDAIGTPEVLPHVFEQLAPILRDSLVVTLDEIKSALKCLFLYNKLVCEGAAAAGVAGAIQLAALGVHRNIVCILTGGNIDINVLHRAIA; from the coding sequence ATGCATGATTATCTGAGAGATACCATTACAGTTCTGGATAATCAGCTTATTCGTACCCCCTTGCTGCCATTCCACACATTGGATTCTGCGCGCCGCGCCGCAATTTTTCTCAAAGCTGAAAATTTGCAGCTATTCGGTTCTTATAAGATTCGCGGTATCGTCTCCCTGATCAAACAGGAAACGACGCGTGATTTGCGGCAGGGTTTGTCGGCGGCCAGCGCAGGCAACATGGCTCAGGCTGTTGCATATTCTGCGAAATTACTTCAGGTGCCGTGCCGCATCTATGCTCCAAACAGTGCGCCCCGGCTTAAAATCGACATGATTAACAAACTGGGGGCTGAACTGATTGAATTGCCTTACGAAAAAGTATGGGGGCTGGTGCGAGGCGATGAGACACCCGCAGGGCGGCATGTTTTCATTCATCCGGCAATGAACGATTTTCTTCTCGCTGGTTATGCCGGCATAGCCAGAGAAATCATTGAGGATTTACCTGATGCCGATGCGATTGTCATACCATTTGGCGTGGGAGGATTAAGCCTGGGCATAGGCAAATTTATCCATCAAGCACGACCTGATATCGCGGTTTACACCTGCGAGCCGGAGACAGCCGCACCCTTAAAAAAATCCCTGCAGTCTGGAAGAGCTTCTTCAGTAAACAGATCGCCATCGTTTGTAGACGCAATTGGTACACCTGAAGTCTTGCCTCATGTATTCGAACAGCTGGCACCCATTTTGCGCGATAGCCTGGTTGTGACACTGGATGAAATCAAGAGTGCGCTTAAGTGTCTTTTTCTATACAATAAACTGGTGTGCGAAGGTGCCGCCGCCGCTGGTGTCGCAGGCGCCATTCAGTTGGCGGCGCTTGGCGTTCATCGTAATATTGTTTGCATATTAACAGGCGGCAATATTGATATAAATGTTCTCCACCGCGCCATCGCTTGA